In Saccharolobus solfataricus, a genomic segment contains:
- a CDS encoding 30S ribosomal protein S27ae — translation MLELNKRKEEAKVAKEQKVKAIVRTYYVIEGNKVKLKNKKCPRCGSIMAHHLKPNERWSCGKCGYTEFIGASKKR, via the coding sequence ATGCTGGAACTAAACAAAAGAAAGGAGGAAGCAAAGGTGGCCAAGGAGCAAAAGGTTAAAGCAATAGTAAGGACTTATTACGTGATCGAAGGGAATAAGGTAAAGCTGAAAAATAAGAAATGCCCTAGATGTGGAAGTATAATGGCTCATCACCTAAAACCAAATGAAAGATGGTCTTGTGGAAAGTGTGGTTACACTGAGTTTATAGGCGCTTCTAAGAAAAGATAA
- a CDS encoding 30S ribosomal protein S24e, producing MESQAKVKISDKAEGIIERDMQNSVIGRREISLKVYHMGSGTPSRKDIIKAIIQALGSQENLVVVRKISTSYGAGISNVKLHIYKSREILEKVEPKYLLDRDAGTKQKKGGSKGGQGAKG from the coding sequence ATGGAGTCTCAAGCTAAAGTGAAGATCTCAGATAAGGCTGAAGGGATTATAGAAAGGGATATGCAAAATTCTGTCATAGGTAGGCGTGAAATCTCATTAAAAGTTTATCATATGGGGAGCGGAACCCCATCCAGGAAAGATATAATAAAGGCAATAATTCAAGCTTTGGGTTCCCAAGAAAACTTAGTAGTGGTAAGAAAGATATCTACAAGCTATGGAGCTGGCATAAGTAACGTGAAATTACATATTTATAAATCCCGTGAAATATTAGAGAAAGTTGAGCCAAAATATTTATTAGATAGAGATGCTGGAACTAAACAAAAGAAAGGAGGAAGCAAAGGTGGCCAAGGAGCAAAAGGTTAA
- a CDS encoding sulfide-dependent adenosine diphosphate thiazole synthase has product MEVKIKQVDEVKISRYIIKETMEDWYQFVESDVVIVGAGPSGLSAAYYLAKAGLKTLVFERRLSFGGGIGGGAMLFHKLIIEKPADEILREVNIRLKEVEEGVYVVDSAEFMAKLATAAIDAGAKIIHGVTVDDVIFRENPLRVAGVAVEWTATQMASLHVDPIFISAKAVVDATGHDAEVISVAARKIPELGIVIPGEKSAYSERAEELTVINTGKVAEGLYATGMAVTEVKGLPRMGPIFGAMVLSGKAVAGEITKDLLKSEIRA; this is encoded by the coding sequence ATGGAAGTTAAAATTAAGCAAGTAGATGAAGTCAAGATAAGTAGGTACATAATTAAGGAAACAATGGAAGATTGGTACCAATTTGTAGAGTCTGATGTTGTAATAGTAGGAGCAGGACCATCTGGATTATCTGCAGCTTACTACCTAGCTAAAGCTGGATTAAAGACGCTAGTGTTTGAGAGAAGGTTAAGTTTCGGCGGAGGAATAGGCGGAGGGGCAATGCTATTCCATAAATTAATAATAGAAAAGCCCGCAGACGAGATTCTAAGAGAAGTCAATATAAGGTTAAAGGAAGTAGAAGAGGGAGTTTACGTTGTGGATTCGGCTGAATTCATGGCCAAATTAGCCACTGCCGCGATAGATGCTGGTGCTAAAATAATTCATGGAGTTACCGTAGATGATGTAATATTTAGAGAGAATCCTTTAAGAGTAGCTGGAGTGGCAGTAGAGTGGACAGCAACGCAAATGGCAAGCCTTCATGTGGATCCTATATTTATTTCAGCTAAAGCTGTAGTTGACGCAACTGGTCATGACGCTGAAGTAATATCAGTAGCTGCGAGAAAAATACCAGAATTAGGAATAGTTATTCCTGGCGAAAAATCAGCATATAGCGAAAGGGCTGAAGAATTAACAGTAATTAACACTGGAAAGGTTGCAGAAGGTTTATACGCTACCGGAATGGCAGTTACCGAAGTAAAGGGATTACCTAGAATGGGGCCAATATTTGGAGCTATGGTACTTTCTGGTAAAGCGGTAGCGGGGGAGATCACTAAGGATCTCCTAAAAAGCGAAATAAGGGCTTAG